One genomic window of Brevundimonas vesicularis includes the following:
- a CDS encoding peptidylprolyl isomerase, translating to MADTLTFTLDTGDGEARDVVIKLRPDLAPGHVERITELAKEGFYDGVVFHRVIPGFMAQGGDPTGTGTSGSKKPNLKAEFSAEPHVRGVCSMARTSDPNSANSQFFIVFDDATFLDRQYTVWGQVESGMEHVDALPKGEPPRSPGKIVKATVN from the coding sequence ATGGCCGACACCCTGACCTTCACCCTGGACACCGGCGACGGCGAAGCCCGCGACGTGGTCATCAAGCTGCGCCCCGACCTGGCGCCCGGCCACGTCGAACGCATCACCGAACTGGCCAAGGAAGGCTTCTACGACGGCGTGGTCTTCCACCGCGTGATCCCGGGCTTCATGGCCCAGGGCGGCGATCCGACCGGCACCGGCACCTCGGGTTCCAAGAAACCGAACCTGAAGGCCGAGTTCTCGGCCGAGCCGCACGTGCGCGGCGTCTGCTCGATGGCCCGCACCTCGGACCCCAACAGCGCCAACTCGCAGTTCTTCATCGTGTTCGACGACGCCACCTTCCTGGACCGCCAGTACACCGTCTGGGGCCAGGTCGAATCGGGCATGGAACACGTCGACGCCCTGCCCAAGGGCGAGCCGCCGCGCAGCCCCGGCAAGATCGTCAAGGCGACGGTCAACTAA
- a CDS encoding RsmB/NOP family class I SAM-dependent RNA methyltransferase, whose translation MTPAARLAAAASVLDSIAQGRQPAEAVMKAWGTANRYAGSKDRRAIADRVYKVLRARGRLSWIMGGREDGRALVIGSLHAIDGLSLEEIEALHSGDGYGPRPLSKQERSRITAGQGELPGWVVAGLPEFVVEDFKATFGDRWAEEAHALMAPRAPIDLRVNDAGATVDEVEAELKAAGLDVSRTPWSAVGLRVPSEPPPNIQALDGFKAGRFEIQDEGSQVVCWLAGAAPGMTVVDYCAGGGGKTLGLAQAMKGQGKLVASDVVNKRLENIRPRLQRAGVEAELVLIGQNGGGLEDLNGQADLVFVDAPCSGSGTWRRRPEDAWRLTAEEVEKLHGLQVRILSQATKLVKPGGRLVYVTCSMLARENEASVDAFEASHPEFRPVPILPRAAGEGDHAQRGGGGDHGSDVGDGFAPSPVDGGGFLTPAAQAKFAELASGARLRLSPASADTDGFFAAVYERAA comes from the coding sequence TTGACCCCAGCCGCTCGCCTCGCCGCCGCCGCCTCCGTCCTGGACTCCATCGCCCAGGGTCGCCAACCGGCCGAGGCCGTCATGAAGGCCTGGGGCACGGCCAACCGCTACGCCGGGTCCAAGGATCGGCGCGCCATCGCCGACCGGGTCTATAAGGTGCTGCGCGCGCGCGGCCGCCTGTCGTGGATCATGGGCGGGCGTGAAGACGGTCGGGCCCTGGTCATCGGTTCGCTGCACGCCATCGACGGTCTTTCGCTGGAAGAGATCGAAGCCCTGCATTCGGGCGACGGCTATGGCCCGCGCCCGCTGTCCAAACAGGAGCGTAGCCGCATCACGGCCGGTCAGGGCGAACTGCCGGGCTGGGTCGTCGCCGGCCTGCCTGAGTTCGTCGTCGAGGATTTCAAGGCCACCTTCGGCGATCGCTGGGCCGAGGAAGCTCACGCCCTGATGGCGCCGCGCGCGCCGATCGACCTGCGCGTCAATGATGCAGGCGCCACGGTCGATGAGGTCGAGGCCGAACTGAAGGCCGCAGGGCTGGACGTGTCGCGCACGCCCTGGTCGGCCGTCGGCCTGCGCGTGCCGTCGGAACCGCCGCCTAACATCCAGGCGCTGGACGGCTTCAAGGCCGGTCGGTTCGAAATCCAGGACGAAGGCAGTCAGGTCGTCTGCTGGCTGGCGGGCGCCGCACCCGGCATGACGGTGGTGGATTACTGCGCCGGCGGCGGCGGCAAGACGCTGGGTCTGGCCCAGGCGATGAAAGGGCAGGGCAAGCTGGTCGCCTCGGACGTTGTCAACAAGCGGCTGGAGAACATCCGTCCTCGCCTGCAGCGCGCAGGCGTCGAGGCGGAGCTGGTCCTGATCGGTCAGAACGGCGGGGGCCTGGAAGACCTGAACGGGCAGGCCGATCTGGTCTTCGTCGATGCGCCCTGTTCGGGGTCCGGCACCTGGCGTCGTCGTCCCGAGGACGCCTGGCGTCTGACCGCCGAAGAAGTCGAAAAGCTGCACGGCCTGCAGGTGCGTATTTTGAGCCAGGCGACCAAGCTGGTGAAGCCGGGCGGCCGTCTCGTCTATGTCACCTGTTCGATGCTGGCGCGCGAGAACGAGGCCAGCGTGGACGCCTTCGAGGCTTCACATCCTGAGTTCCGGCCCGTTCCGATCCTCCCCCGCGCAGCGGGGGAGGGGGACCACGCGCAGCGTGGTGGAGGGGGCGACCACGGTTCTGACGTCGGGGATGGGTTTGCCCCCTCCCCCGTGGACGGGGGAGGATTTTTGACGCCGGCGGCGCAGGCGAAGTTCGCCGAGCTGGCGTCCGGGGCGCGGCTGCGCCTGTCGCCGGCCTCGGCCGACACCGATGGATTCTTCGCCGCCGTCTACGAGCGCGCGGCATGA
- a CDS encoding glycosyltransferase family 4 protein, translating into MAKAAGAVRVLIVNTLYPPAQVGGAERSVAQLAQGLRRAGVEASVLTLTPGRETVHERIDGVPVQRLPLRNLYWPYDGARRSAVRRAVWHGLEAANPLMDQAVDRAVARVRPDLIHLHLMTGFSLSVYRAAALWDLPLVQTLRDWSMLCARASLFRRGRRCERRCGSCVLLTAGRRARSQGVDHVIGLSGPVLETHRAAGYFRRTPASVIGNAAGAAAIAPKPSLVEAPTMRFGFLGRVEPEKGIEVLLTATKTLDGDWRLMIAGRGDADYLQALRRAYADPRIVWLGQVEAAAFWPKVDVLVAPALWAEPFGRSVAEAVQQGRGVIASRIGGLPEAAQGAGVSALVEPGDTGALTAAMQAAVDQPERWRFAAVGAPAWTEASIVEAHRAVYRQVLSRRSLMISAERDQA; encoded by the coding sequence GTGGCGAAGGCCGCTGGCGCCGTGAGGGTGCTGATCGTCAACACCCTGTATCCGCCGGCGCAGGTGGGCGGGGCGGAACGCAGCGTGGCGCAGTTGGCCCAAGGGCTGAGGCGGGCGGGCGTCGAGGCGTCGGTGCTGACGCTGACGCCGGGGCGCGAGACGGTGCACGAACGGATCGACGGCGTGCCCGTGCAGCGCCTGCCGCTGCGAAATCTGTACTGGCCCTATGACGGCGCGCGGCGGTCGGCGGTCCGGCGGGCGGTCTGGCATGGGTTGGAGGCGGCCAATCCGCTGATGGATCAGGCGGTGGATAGGGCGGTCGCGCGGGTGCGGCCGGATCTGATCCATCTGCATCTGATGACGGGATTTTCGCTGTCGGTCTATCGCGCGGCGGCGCTGTGGGATCTGCCGCTGGTGCAGACGCTGAGGGACTGGTCGATGCTGTGCGCGCGGGCGTCGCTGTTTCGACGCGGACGGCGTTGCGAGCGGCGGTGTGGGTCGTGCGTGTTGCTGACCGCGGGCAGGCGGGCGCGGTCGCAAGGGGTGGATCATGTCATCGGCCTGAGCGGGCCTGTGCTGGAGACGCACCGGGCGGCGGGATATTTTCGGCGGACGCCGGCGTCGGTGATAGGCAATGCAGCGGGTGCGGCGGCGATCGCGCCGAAACCATCGCTGGTCGAGGCGCCGACGATGCGGTTCGGGTTCCTGGGGCGGGTCGAGCCGGAAAAGGGGATCGAGGTTCTGCTGACGGCGACGAAAACGTTGGACGGCGACTGGAGATTAATGATCGCCGGGCGGGGCGACGCGGACTACTTGCAGGCGTTGAGGCGGGCGTATGCGGATCCGCGCATCGTCTGGCTGGGGCAGGTGGAGGCGGCGGCGTTCTGGCCCAAGGTGGATGTGCTGGTCGCGCCGGCGCTGTGGGCCGAGCCGTTCGGACGCAGCGTCGCGGAGGCGGTTCAGCAGGGGCGGGGCGTGATCGCCTCGCGCATCGGCGGCTTGCCGGAGGCGGCGCAGGGGGCAGGGGTGTCAGCCCTGGTGGAACCGGGGGATACAGGCGCGCTGACGGCGGCGATGCAGGCGGCTGTGGACCAGCCGGAACGCTGGCGTTTCGCGGCGGTCGGTGCGCCGGCCTGGACCGAGGCGTCGATCGTCGAGGCCCACAGGGCCGTTTATCGTCAGGTGCTGAGCAGAAGGTCTTTGATGATTTCGGCCGAGCGGGACCAGGCGTAA
- a CDS encoding O-antigen ligase family protein: protein MRAAYERMALGLLGVGVTLPLFLTPGQVSGPRLGDLALAIGLPLVGVTWRGMAPVLRAAGVVAATFLAMTLLVQVAQGGDRLNVGDLAFWFRWITSALAGPAVASLILRDERRRRLFLWAMLAGAGFHLATYGLAMLVGLEPLQAVGLASPRAMVTTTAAQVRLTTLAEHPNAAMVMIGLAVPAGVMLAGRRWARRGTTWGGVGVAALGFVSTLSRGGMMVAMLAGLTRMVVGWRWREQVRPLGVALTVCVLAAGAMALQAGRFDLDGGRFAGRFDRVALQDNLAGRMLTWTRTVDLIVERPMGTGWSSADEMGAFRALSVSHNGYLFTARTAGVMSALVLLGLHLASAARLDALTPLSVYVLAAMFGEDLTQGAGMVFLCCLVGVLAWRRPLAP, encoded by the coding sequence GTGCGCGCGGCCTATGAGCGGATGGCGTTGGGCTTGCTGGGCGTGGGCGTGACCTTGCCGCTGTTTCTGACGCCGGGGCAGGTCAGCGGGCCGCGGCTGGGGGATCTGGCGCTGGCGATCGGCTTGCCGCTGGTAGGTGTGACGTGGCGAGGCATGGCGCCGGTTCTGAGGGCGGCGGGCGTGGTCGCGGCGACGTTCTTGGCGATGACGCTGCTGGTGCAGGTCGCGCAGGGCGGCGATCGGCTGAATGTCGGGGATCTGGCCTTCTGGTTTCGATGGATCACCTCGGCGCTGGCGGGGCCGGCTGTGGCGAGCCTGATCCTGAGGGATGAACGACGGCGGCGGCTGTTCCTCTGGGCCATGCTGGCGGGCGCGGGGTTTCATCTGGCGACCTATGGGCTGGCGATGCTGGTCGGGCTGGAGCCTTTGCAGGCCGTGGGGCTGGCGTCGCCGCGTGCGATGGTGACCACCACGGCCGCGCAGGTGCGGCTGACGACCCTGGCCGAGCATCCGAATGCGGCGATGGTGATGATCGGACTGGCGGTCCCGGCAGGCGTGATGCTGGCGGGACGGCGCTGGGCGCGGCGCGGGACGACGTGGGGCGGCGTCGGCGTGGCGGCGCTGGGGTTCGTCAGCACCCTGTCGCGGGGCGGCATGATGGTGGCGATGCTTGCGGGGCTGACGAGGATGGTCGTTGGTTGGCGCTGGCGCGAGCAGGTTCGGCCGCTGGGCGTGGCGCTGACGGTCTGTGTGCTGGCGGCGGGCGCGATGGCTTTGCAGGCGGGGCGGTTCGACCTCGACGGCGGCCGGTTTGCGGGACGGTTCGATAGGGTAGCGTTGCAGGACAATCTGGCCGGACGCATGCTGACCTGGACGCGGACGGTCGATCTGATCGTGGAGAGGCCGATGGGGACGGGGTGGTCGTCGGCGGACGAGATGGGGGCGTTTCGGGCGCTGTCGGTCAGCCACAACGGCTATCTGTTCACCGCGCGGACGGCGGGCGTTATGAGCGCGCTGGTGCTGCTGGGGCTGCATCTGGCGTCGGCTGCGCGGCTGGACGCGCTGACGCCGCTGTCGGTCTATGTGCTGGCGGCGATGTTCGGCGAGGACCTGACGCAGGGGGCGGGGATGGTCTTCCTGTGCTGTCTGGTGGGCGTCCTGGCGTGGCGAAGGCCGCTGGCGCCGTGA
- a CDS encoding glycosyltransferase family 4 protein, translated as MRILLVIEPSGGGSGRHVVDLARALIGSGHQVSLIWSPRRAEPWFEAAVAALPLHANERLPIRRSVGPWDVAALHALNRLIARLGPFEIVHGHSAKAGALVRLAQAPGAAKIYTPHALPMMGPDSLTTIIAGATEALLARSDDAIIAVSEEEAVVARRWGLGGNRLHVVPNGLAAPPANDLLAARQALGVPEDALVVGFVGRLCAQKDAVRFAHAVRRANAIDPRIIGVMIGDGDLASAVRTAGGDVLRLLGSRGAGPLMAGFDLFAMTSRYEADSYAMIEAAALGLPIVCTDVGGIGRLIQAGARIDRLPVDASPDHLAEAMRAALTSRVVPLPIAPGLLSASGMAEQTVQIYRDAFARRRLGG; from the coding sequence TTGCGCATTCTTCTGGTCATCGAGCCGTCCGGCGGCGGCTCGGGGCGTCATGTGGTCGATCTGGCCCGCGCCCTGATCGGAAGCGGCCATCAGGTGTCCCTGATCTGGTCGCCACGCCGCGCAGAGCCTTGGTTCGAGGCCGCGGTCGCCGCCCTTCCCCTCCACGCCAATGAACGCCTGCCGATCCGACGCAGCGTCGGACCGTGGGACGTCGCCGCCCTTCACGCCCTGAACCGCCTGATCGCGCGTCTTGGCCCGTTCGAGATCGTTCACGGTCACAGCGCCAAGGCCGGCGCCCTGGTCCGCCTGGCCCAAGCGCCCGGCGCCGCCAAGATCTACACCCCTCACGCCCTGCCGATGATGGGCCCGGACAGCCTGACGACGATCATCGCCGGCGCGACTGAGGCGCTTTTGGCCCGGTCCGACGACGCCATCATTGCCGTCTCTGAAGAAGAAGCCGTCGTCGCCCGTCGCTGGGGGCTCGGCGGAAACCGCTTGCACGTCGTCCCCAACGGCCTTGCCGCGCCCCCCGCCAACGATCTTCTCGCAGCCCGCCAAGCCCTTGGCGTTCCCGAGGACGCTCTGGTCGTCGGCTTCGTCGGCCGGCTTTGCGCTCAGAAAGACGCCGTCCGGTTCGCTCACGCCGTCCGCCGAGCGAACGCCATCGATCCGCGCATCATCGGCGTCATGATCGGCGACGGTGATCTGGCCTCGGCGGTCAGGACCGCCGGCGGCGACGTCCTCCGTCTGCTGGGTTCACGCGGCGCCGGGCCTTTGATGGCGGGCTTCGATCTTTTCGCCATGACCAGCCGTTACGAGGCCGATTCCTACGCCATGATCGAGGCGGCCGCCTTGGGCCTGCCGATCGTCTGCACCGACGTCGGCGGGATCGGGCGTCTGATCCAGGCTGGCGCGCGCATCGACCGCCTGCCCGTCGACGCCTCGCCCGATCATCTGGCCGAGGCGATGCGCGCCGCGCTGACCAGCCGCGTCGTTCCCCTGCCGATTGCGCCGGGCCTGCTGTCCGCCTCAGGCATGGCCGAACAAACCGTCCAAATCTACCGCGACGCCTTCGCCCGCCGACGTCTCGGTGGCTGA
- a CDS encoding DUF2061 domain-containing protein translates to MVGVILSTARKLALKIASYGVMHLIVAILVAFAITRDWRIALAVGMVEPIFQTIAYTVHDRVWHKVERRRMASNIEEATEAFTARLDIMSPEEQRRSHDAHHGHSHALPRSFKQIALKTVTYGVMHFAVAVAVAYALTNDIRTALTIGMVEPLVQTLFFTLHDRIWTRMEDRRARASAAAA, encoded by the coding sequence ATGGTCGGCGTCATCCTCAGCACCGCGCGCAAACTGGCTCTGAAGATCGCCAGCTATGGCGTCATGCACCTGATTGTCGCCATTCTGGTCGCCTTCGCCATCACCCGCGACTGGCGCATCGCCTTAGCCGTCGGCATGGTCGAGCCGATCTTTCAGACCATCGCCTACACCGTCCACGACCGCGTCTGGCACAAGGTCGAGCGGCGGCGCATGGCCTCCAATATTGAGGAGGCGACAGAGGCCTTCACCGCCCGCCTCGACATCATGTCGCCCGAGGAACAGCGCCGCTCGCACGACGCCCATCACGGCCACAGCCACGCCCTGCCCCGGTCTTTCAAACAGATCGCGCTGAAGACCGTCACCTACGGCGTTATGCATTTCGCCGTGGCGGTCGCCGTGGCCTACGCCCTGACCAACGACATCCGCACGGCGCTGACCATCGGAATGGTCGAGCCTCTGGTGCAGACGCTCTTCTTCACGCTGCACGACCGCATCTGGACCCGCATGGAGGACCGTCGGGCCCGCGCGAGCGCAGCCGCCGCCTGA
- a CDS encoding MAPEG family protein: MTTELTYLALTLILALVQIFLPAGARTAEFGSKWNAGPRDETPEAKKPLTGRLERAQANLYETLPLFTGAVLIAHVIGASSALTVWGAALYFWARVVYVPLYAFGVPYVRSLVWVVSLAGLVMVLASLFFV; encoded by the coding sequence ATGACGACCGAACTCACCTATCTGGCCCTGACGCTGATCCTGGCCCTGGTTCAGATCTTCCTGCCCGCCGGGGCGCGGACGGCCGAGTTCGGCTCGAAATGGAATGCGGGTCCGCGCGACGAGACGCCGGAGGCGAAGAAGCCGCTGACCGGCCGTCTCGAACGCGCCCAGGCCAATCTGTACGAGACTCTGCCGCTGTTCACCGGCGCAGTGTTGATCGCCCATGTCATCGGCGCGTCCAGCGCCCTGACGGTGTGGGGCGCGGCGCTCTATTTCTGGGCGCGGGTGGTTTATGTGCCGCTCTACGCCTTCGGCGTTCCCTATGTCCGGTCGCTGGTCTGGGTGGTCTCGCTTGCGGGACTGGTCATGGTCCTGGCGTCCCTGTTCTTCGTTTGA
- a CDS encoding 5'-methylthioadenosine/S-adenosylhomocysteine nucleosidase (Enables the cleavage of the glycosidic bond in both 5'-methylthioadenosine and S-adenosylhomocysteine): MKLARHGGVSLLYVMAAPAEYGPHLQARIAPLMTGVGPVEAAVSLGAALARLEAAGDRPDLIVSLGSCGSRVLDHAAVYQVSSVAYRDMDASPLGFPKGVTPLLDQPAVLFLPCPIPGVPTASLSTGANVVSGAAYDAIDAEMVDMETWALARAAQTFGVPLIALRGVSDGRAELKALEDWTSTLHHVDENLAAALDRLIAVLEADGSAALEFPALEISAPPGQDPAHPPAPDSITP; the protein is encoded by the coding sequence ATGAAGCTGGCGCGGCATGGCGGGGTCTCGCTGCTCTACGTCATGGCCGCGCCTGCTGAATATGGCCCGCACCTTCAGGCCCGGATCGCGCCGCTGATGACCGGCGTCGGTCCGGTCGAGGCCGCCGTGAGCCTGGGCGCCGCCCTGGCGCGGCTGGAGGCGGCGGGCGATCGGCCGGATCTGATCGTATCGCTGGGATCGTGCGGATCGCGGGTGCTGGATCATGCGGCGGTCTATCAGGTCTCATCTGTCGCCTATCGCGACATGGACGCCAGCCCGCTGGGTTTTCCGAAGGGCGTGACCCCCTTGCTGGACCAGCCCGCCGTCCTGTTTTTGCCGTGCCCGATCCCCGGCGTGCCGACGGCCTCCCTGTCGACGGGTGCGAACGTCGTGTCCGGCGCCGCCTATGACGCCATCGACGCCGAGATGGTGGACATGGAGACCTGGGCCCTGGCCCGCGCCGCCCAGACCTTCGGTGTGCCTCTGATCGCCCTGCGCGGCGTATCGGACGGTCGCGCCGAGTTGAAGGCTTTGGAGGATTGGACCTCGACCCTGCATCATGTGGACGAGAACCTGGCCGCCGCCCTCGATCGCCTGATCGCCGTGCTGGAGGCCGACGGCTCCGCCGCTCTTGAGTTTCCCGCCCTTGAAATATCGGCCCCGCCCGGCCAAGACCCCGCCCATCCTCCCGCCCCGGATTCGATCACGCCATGA
- a CDS encoding RlmE family RNA methyltransferase, with the protein MSEDEKPQERRRMVKPPTGGTAAGRGMGTKMKTADTKSMSSQQWIKRQLSDKWSEKARAEGWRSRAAFKLIEIDDKFRLIKRGSKVIDLGAAPGGWVQVALNRGAGAVAGVDLLMIAPIPGATLLQADFTNPGVDQQLIDAIGGAPDLVLSDMAHNTVGHRQTDHLKIIALIEIAADFAIRTLRPGGNFVSKNFQGGDAGGVLARLREEFETVKYVKPASSRKDSAEVFLVALNKR; encoded by the coding sequence ATGAGCGAAGACGAAAAGCCCCAGGAACGCCGCCGGATGGTGAAACCGCCCACCGGCGGAACCGCCGCCGGACGCGGCATGGGCACCAAGATGAAGACGGCCGACACCAAGTCGATGTCGAGCCAGCAATGGATCAAACGCCAGCTGTCGGACAAATGGTCCGAAAAGGCGCGGGCCGAAGGCTGGCGCTCGCGCGCGGCCTTCAAGCTGATCGAGATCGACGACAAGTTCCGGCTGATCAAGCGCGGGTCAAAGGTCATAGACCTGGGCGCGGCGCCGGGCGGCTGGGTTCAGGTGGCCTTGAACCGGGGGGCGGGCGCGGTGGCGGGGGTGGATTTGCTGATGATCGCGCCGATCCCGGGCGCGACCCTGCTTCAGGCCGATTTCACAAATCCGGGCGTGGACCAGCAGTTGATCGACGCCATCGGCGGGGCGCCGGACCTGGTGCTGTCGGACATGGCGCACAATACGGTCGGGCACCGCCAGACGGACCATCTGAAGATCATCGCCCTGATCGAGATCGCCGCCGACTTCGCCATTCGCACGTTGCGGCCCGGCGGCAACTTCGTCTCCAAGAACTTCCAGGGCGGGGATGCCGGCGGGGTTCTGGCGCGGCTGCGCGAGGAGTTCGAGACGGTGAAATACGTCAAGCCGGCGTCGAGCCGTAAGGACAGCGCCGAGGTGTTTCTGGTCGCGCTGAACAAGCGCTGA
- a CDS encoding glycosyltransferase family 4 protein — MAEPIFINGRFLTQPMSGVQRYARQIVRALDQRPDAADRYVLLTPPSAEKPNLLNIPTRTIAGAGGHLWEQTALAWTARHGRLLSLGGSGPVLHRRQIVVIHDAAVFRPPEHFRTGYAAFHRALNRILARRARLATVSAFSRRELASVLNLSPDSIAVAPNSADHLRNITPDPAVIESLGLTMRPYFLGLGNLTPNKNLALAIRALSHLADPAVRLVLVGDRPGAVFDRSAFPADPRLTFAGRRSDAEIAALLGGAQALVFPSLYEGFGIPPLEAMSLGCPVIASDIPATREVCADAALYFAPADDAALAAHMAELLSRPDVARRDAGLRRADRYAWSRSAEIIKDLLLST; from the coding sequence GTGGCTGAACCCATCTTCATCAACGGCCGCTTCCTGACCCAGCCGATGAGCGGGGTTCAGCGCTATGCGCGTCAGATCGTCCGCGCCCTGGACCAGCGCCCCGACGCCGCCGACCGCTACGTCCTGCTGACGCCCCCCAGCGCCGAGAAACCGAACCTGCTCAACATCCCGACCCGCACGATCGCGGGCGCAGGCGGCCATCTGTGGGAACAGACCGCCCTGGCCTGGACCGCGCGCCATGGCCGGCTGCTTTCGTTAGGGGGTTCGGGTCCGGTGCTGCACCGGCGGCAGATCGTCGTCATCCACGACGCCGCCGTCTTTCGTCCTCCTGAGCATTTCCGAACAGGCTACGCCGCCTTTCACCGCGCCCTAAACAGGATCCTGGCGCGCCGGGCGCGGCTGGCGACCGTCTCCGCGTTTTCCCGGCGCGAGTTGGCCTCGGTCCTAAACCTGTCGCCCGACAGCATCGCTGTCGCCCCGAACAGCGCCGACCATCTTCGCAACATCACGCCGGACCCGGCCGTCATCGAAAGCCTAGGCCTGACGATGCGTCCCTACTTCTTGGGCCTGGGTAATCTGACGCCGAACAAGAATCTCGCCCTCGCCATTCGCGCCCTGTCCCATCTTGCAGACCCCGCCGTTAGGCTGGTCCTCGTCGGCGACCGACCTGGCGCCGTCTTCGACCGTTCCGCCTTTCCGGCCGACCCGCGCCTGACCTTCGCCGGCCGTCGCTCGGACGCAGAAATCGCCGCCCTGCTCGGCGGCGCGCAGGCCCTCGTCTTTCCCAGTCTCTACGAAGGCTTCGGCATCCCGCCGCTGGAGGCGATGAGCCTCGGCTGTCCGGTCATCGCCTCCGACATTCCCGCCACGCGCGAGGTCTGCGCCGACGCCGCCCTCTATTTCGCCCCCGCCGACGACGCCGCCCTGGCCGCCCATATGGCTGAACTGCTCAGCCGACCGGATGTCGCCCGTCGCGACGCCGGCCTTCGCCGCGCCGATCGTTACGCCTGGTCCCGCTCGGCCGAAATCATCAAAGACCTTCTGCTCAGCACCTGA
- the guaB gene encoding IMP dehydrogenase translates to MEIREGLTFDDVLLEPGASEFMPAMVDVSTQLTRDIKLNIPLLSSAMDTVTESRLAIAMAQSGGLGVLHRNMTIEEQADEVRAVKRYESGMVVNPVTVGPQTTLGEVREIVAAKKITGFPVVDPATGKLVGMLTHRDMRFESDLSLTAASLMTTGDLITVREGASRDEARELLKTRKIERVIVVDEDYRAVGLITMKDIEKAQAFPNAAKDEQGRLLVGAASTVGDAGYERAMALAEAGCDVVVIDTAHGHSASVAQVVERIKRENNRLQIIAGNVATYDATRALIDAGADAVKVGIGPGSICTTRIVAGVGVPQLTAVMDSARAAKGTGASVIADGGIKYSGDLAKAIAAGANVAMMGSMFAGTDESPGEVFLYQGRSYKSYRGMGSVGAMARGSADRYFQKEVSSEKLVPEGIEGQTPYKGPISPVLHQMVGGLRASMGYVGAGTIPEFQERARFVRITGAGLRESHVHDVMITREAPNYRQG, encoded by the coding sequence ATGGAGATACGCGAAGGACTGACCTTCGACGATGTTTTGCTGGAACCCGGCGCATCCGAGTTCATGCCGGCGATGGTCGATGTCTCGACCCAGCTGACGCGCGACATCAAACTGAACATCCCGCTGCTGTCGTCCGCCATGGACACGGTGACGGAAAGCCGCCTGGCCATCGCCATGGCCCAGTCCGGCGGTCTGGGCGTTCTGCACCGCAACATGACCATCGAGGAGCAGGCCGACGAGGTCCGCGCCGTCAAACGCTATGAGAGCGGGATGGTGGTCAATCCGGTGACGGTCGGCCCGCAGACGACGCTGGGCGAAGTGCGCGAGATCGTGGCCGCTAAGAAGATCACCGGCTTCCCCGTCGTGGATCCGGCGACGGGCAAGCTGGTCGGGATGCTGACCCACCGCGACATGCGGTTCGAGAGCGACCTGAGCCTCACGGCGGCTTCGCTGATGACCACGGGCGACCTGATCACCGTGCGCGAGGGCGCCAGCCGCGACGAGGCGCGCGAGCTGCTGAAGACCCGCAAGATCGAACGCGTCATCGTGGTGGACGAGGATTATCGGGCCGTCGGCCTGATTACGATGAAGGACATCGAGAAGGCCCAGGCCTTCCCCAACGCCGCCAAGGACGAGCAGGGCCGCCTGCTGGTCGGCGCAGCCTCCACCGTCGGCGACGCCGGATACGAGCGGGCCATGGCCCTGGCCGAAGCGGGTTGCGACGTCGTGGTGATCGACACCGCCCACGGTCACTCGGCCTCGGTCGCCCAGGTGGTCGAGCGAATCAAGCGCGAGAACAACCGGCTGCAGATCATCGCCGGCAATGTCGCCACCTATGATGCGACGCGGGCCTTGATCGACGCAGGTGCGGATGCGGTGAAGGTGGGCATCGGTCCCGGCTCCATCTGCACCACGCGCATCGTCGCCGGCGTGGGCGTGCCGCAGCTGACGGCGGTGATGGACTCCGCGCGCGCGGCCAAGGGCACGGGCGCTTCGGTCATCGCGGACGGCGGCATCAAATATTCGGGCGACCTGGCCAAGGCCATCGCGGCCGGAGCGAACGTGGCCATGATGGGCTCGATGTTCGCCGGCACCGACGAAAGCCCCGGCGAGGTCTTCCTGTACCAGGGCCGCAGCTACAAGTCGTATCGCGGCATGGGCTCGGTCGGGGCCATGGCGCGCGGCTCGGCGGATCGGTATTTCCAGAAGGAAGTCTCGTCCGAGAAGCTGGTGCCCGAGGGCATCGAGGGCCAGACGCCGTACAAGGGGCCGATCAGCCCGGTGCTGCACCAGATGGTCGGCGGCCTTCGCGCCTCCATGGGCTATGTCGGCGCCGGCACGATCCCCGAGTTCCAGGAGCGCGCGCGCTTCGTGCGCATCACCGGCGCGGGCCTGCGTGAAAGCCATGTCCACGACGTGATGATCACGCGTGAAGCGCCCAACTATCGGCAAGGGTAG